GCCTCGATGTCCGTCCAGGGGATCCAGATGTCGATGCCCGAGCTGAGGCGCACGCGTAGGCCCCGGTCACCCACGACGTGTGGATGGATCGTCATGCTGGCGAAGAGCCCGATCATCCAGAGCAGACCCCAGATGCCGAGGCCAAGCACGATCCAGCGGGCAGGCCGCCATGGCACCACGTGTGTGACGACGACATCGAAGATCGGAATCTCCACGATCGACAGGCCGATGAAGATGCCGAGGATCGGCTTGACCACACCGAGGTAGCCGAACGGCTCGTCCCCAGGCGCCAGCGGCCGGGGCCTGCGCAGCGCCCACACGTACAGGCTGCGCCACATCGCGGCCTCGGCCTCTGCCGCGCGGCGCAGCAGCGGGAACAGGCGCGCCCTGGTCGATGCCTTCGGGTCTCTCACGGGCATCGGGGCCTACCTCCATAGCAATACGACTGCATTGCATCCCACCGTAGCGCCTTTACGATGCGACTGCAATGTCACCCTGCGGGTGCGCGACCCGGAGCCGAGGCGTTGCCGGCATCTGCCATGCTCGGGCCGGTGACGACCGGCCGCCCGACCAGAGTCCCCACCCACCGCCGCACCCGGGGCCGTACCGCCCGCGTCCTCCTCGTGCTCGTCGCGGTGGCGGCCGTCCTCGGCATCGCACTGGTCGTCGTACCGATGCTGCGACCGGCGGGGCCGCGCCCGCTCTTCCAGCTACCGGTCAGCTGCGGCGAGACGTGGCAACTCGGCACCTACCCCGGCCATGACGACTTCGACGTCGATCTTTTTCCCACTGACGGCGAGGCGTGGGGTCGCCCGGTGCTCGCGTCGTACGCCGGCACGGTCACCGAGGCGGGCATCAACGGGTCGCTGGGCGGCCGTACCCCGGACAACCCGGACGGCCCACGGGGGCGTGGCGGGGGTTACTGGGTGAAGATCGACCACGGTGGCAAGTGGGAGACGCAGTACCTGCACATGCTCGAACCTCCGCTGGTCGAGGTCGGTCAGCAGGTCGCCCAGGGTGACCAGATCGGGCGGCTCGGCAGCACCGGCAACTCCGGCGCACCACATCTGCACTACGAGCAGCGGCGCGGCTGGGACAAGGTCGAGACCCACTTCGACGGGGTGCCGTCGGGCATCACCACCGACGACCGCGAATACACGGTCAAGCGGACGAGCGACAACTGCCGTCCGGCCGTCTCCTGAGGACGGCGGTTTGTCCGGCACTGATCTGGGCACTGATCCGGGGGACAGATTCAGACGCAGGGAGGAGCCGGCCATGGCCAAGGGT
The window above is part of the Micromonospora sp. LH3U1 genome. Proteins encoded here:
- a CDS encoding M23 family metallopeptidase, which gives rise to MLGPVTTGRPTRVPTHRRTRGRTARVLLVLVAVAAVLGIALVVVPMLRPAGPRPLFQLPVSCGETWQLGTYPGHDDFDVDLFPTDGEAWGRPVLASYAGTVTEAGINGSLGGRTPDNPDGPRGRGGGYWVKIDHGGKWETQYLHMLEPPLVEVGQQVAQGDQIGRLGSTGNSGAPHLHYEQRRGWDKVETHFDGVPSGITTDDREYTVKRTSDNCRPAVS